One Triticum dicoccoides isolate Atlit2015 ecotype Zavitan chromosome 5B, WEW_v2.0, whole genome shotgun sequence genomic window carries:
- the LOC119310671 gene encoding aspartokinase 1, chloroplastic-like: MVKIHIQFQEWESFAVDTCGRGGSDLTMTTIGSDSGSREIQVWKDVNGVLTCDPSVCANAIPLPYLTFDEAAELGLFGGQSMQLAMEGGIPVIVKNLCNPQAPGTMITKKRDMSKSVLTSIVSRSNITVLNIESTRMLDHSVFLATVL, from the exons ATGGTGAAAATACACATACAATTTCAGGAATGGGAATCGTTTGCCGTCGATACTTGTGGAAGGGGTGGTAGCGACTTGACTATGACTACCATTGGCAGTGATTCAGGATCAAGAGAAATCCAG GTTTGGAAGGATGTAAACGGTGTGTTGACGTGTGATCCCAGTGTTTGTGCAAATGCGATACCATTGCCCTACTTGACTTTTGATGAGGCAGCTGAACTTGGGTTATTTGGTGGACAG TCAATGCAACTAGCTATGGAAGGTGGCATACCAGTTATAGTTAAAAACTTGTGCAACCCTCAAGCACCTGGCACTATGATTACAAAAAAAAGAGATATGAGCAAG AGTGTATTAACAAGCATTGTATCCAGATCAAATATTACCGTGCTGAACATAGAGAGCACAAGGATGCTAGACCATTCTGTTTTCTTAGCAACGGTACTATAG
- the LOC119306786 gene encoding uncharacterized protein LOC119306786 produces MKVSLVVDDTEAKHCVQALHSVFFEKGFVSVNHGVDRELNGSPVQIPVNSPPAPASSGDKRKADGDHLEASLSARKPHRTDIDHCSVVEETERTAFSDVTGNPAELFKDDGGVPEFPERQPKEQQQEVLPVPVLAESSSAPEAVQPEQQVRVEVGESSSGPPGVLKDKAEGIHPPMTDDGALEDIRRRILAMSTTVSIGGTRAFINLGMKPIQGSSPTTIRRASEGTLMRP; encoded by the coding sequence ATGAAGGTTTCCTTGGTGGTCGATGACACCGAGGCAAAACATTGTGTGCAAGCCCTCCATTCAGTATTCTTTGAGAAGGGCTTCGTATCAGTAAACCACGGAGTTGACCGGGAGCTTAATGGGTCCCCGGTGCAAATTCCAGTGAACTCACCTCCAGCACCTGCCAGTTCCGGCGACAAGAGAAAGGCAGATGGTGACCACCTCGAGGCTTCACTGAGCGCGCGTAAGCCGCATAGAACGGATATTGACCACTGCAGTGTTGTTGAGGAAACAGAGCGCACGGCGTTCTCCGACGTGACTGGGAACCCGGCTGAGTTATTCAAGGACGATGGCGGAGTACCAGAATTTCCCGAACGTCAACCCAAGGAGCAGCAGCAGGAGGTACTCCCTGTCCCTGTGTTGGCGGAGAGCAGCAGTGCACCAGAAGCAGTTCAACCAGAGCAGCAGGTACGCGTTGAGGTGGGGGAGAGTAGCAGTGGACCTCCCGGTGTTCTAAAGGACAAGGCCGAGGGTATCCATCCCCCAATGACAGACGATGGTGCTCTGGAGGATATCAGGCGCAGGATACTAGCGATGTCAACTACCGTCAGCATTGGTGGGACTCGGGCCTTCATCAACCTTGGGATGAAACCGATCCAGGGTTCTTCTCCAACAACAATCCGACGAGCATCGGAGGGGACGCTGATGAGGCCTTGA